The following coding sequences lie in one Aspergillus puulaauensis MK2 DNA, chromosome 3, nearly complete sequence genomic window:
- a CDS encoding uncharacterized protein (COG:S;~EggNog:ENOG410QA1C;~TransMembrane:1 (n4-14c19/20o43-65i)), with protein MHPFSILTLGIFVAGYITARWDLVTRLYELAIFAWDHGVVTRTAKGFLFLSVFFFVLIIPINHLAQKEFGQHPRPVHLGVSAREQLRRRGSF; from the exons ATGCACCCCTTTtccatcctcaccctcggcaTTTTCGTTGCGGGATACATTACCGCGAGGTGGGACCTTGTCACCCGACTATACGAACTCGCCATATTCGCGTGGGATCACGGCGTGGTG ACCAGAACCGCAAAGGgatttctcttcctctccgttttcttcttcgtcctcatcattcCGATCAATCATCTTGCGCAAAAGGAGTTCGGTCAG CACCCTCGACCCGTCCACCTCGGTGTCTCCGCTCGGGAACAACTACGCCGTCGAGGCTCGTTCTAG
- the GPI1 gene encoding phosphatidylinositol N-acetylglucosaminyltransferase subunit Q/GPI1 (COG:G;~EggNog:ENOG410PFBS;~InterPro:IPR007720;~PFAM:PF05024;~TransMembrane:8 (i236-256o262-282i347-365o407-429i436-455o467-491i512-537o543-568i);~go_component: GO:0016021 - integral component of membrane [Evidence IEA];~go_function: GO:0017176 - phosphatidylinositol N-acetylglucosaminyltransferase activity [Evidence IEA];~go_process: GO:0006506 - GPI anchor biosynthetic process [Evidence IEA]) → MQMSDGLLRVFWPYDLPRSSSPGVIVGWRNSELDLFVLAVLEDVEPRNVDNALRAGILFRHSPHPVPRIFGLCGRSSMHVLGSTNLREPPTAFNPSHLIVTTRSSGKIPRIYCPPETGLSVQVIMFHRPDPTRMEYMSLNPISLALEDKVPAADKSDSVSDTIETGEVIQKARAQKLVDKLRLHTVVKHVASHKELALPFIVNQVNCAYEMGKLIEKNSSLIGLRVKRSMSVSERVVESATTMWDMFVLGVSYVFWQWIWPVITRVFVIGLVFHRAIADFVLQVLEWRARPDAAALKDISATAQQVDIRLQQFCYWPTQYVKLRQRKDDWESVTTYHAHYIRFYNSLWLVANDVIIGIAMGSYIIDNANWVAYQINFVLSGWTVEGLQRTISWLMDWPAGLKLNNELAAFLGDLFLWVIENWAACITNLQPYLPHIIYVIGCSSFAGASMPIALFSDLISILTVHIYSFYIASARIFNWQLTIIISLFHLFRGKKRNVLRNRIDSCDYDLDQLLLGTILFTVLFFLLPTVIVFYLAFTSARMLIITLKAGLDTWLAFLNHFPLFALMLRVKDSRRLPGGIRFELREEHDNSLSNSLDPTIHYIHLESIPLTLRAMFDQYFQLGHRLRKHYLSPQVIFCLFTGRFVPPIHRRSLYSMQYSMLPDVRPSLAQVWSELTQPRKSGGGSGGSSSGIGTGANGVMKGGFGEARRRGYR, encoded by the exons ATGCAGATGAGCGATGGATTGTTACGGGTATTTTGGCCATACGACCTCCCCcggtcgtcgtcgccgggTGTGATTGTCGGATGGCGGAATTCAGAGCTGGATCTGTTTGTGTTGGCTGTGctggaggatgtcgag CCTCGAAATGTTGACAATGCCCTCCGCGCGGGAATTTTATTCCGCCACAGCCCTCATCCCGTTCCGCGCATATTTGGTCTTTGCGGTCGTTCATCGATGCATGTTCTAGGGTCGACTAACCTGCGCGAACCGCCGACGGCCTTCAATCCGTCGCATTTGATTGTAACTACTCGCTCGTCAGGCAAGATTCCGAGAATATATTGTCCACCGGAGACGGGCCTTTCGGTTCAGGTTATTATGTTCCATCGTCCGGATCCAACGAGGATGGAGTATATGTCGCTGAATCCTATTTCGCTTGCTTTGGAGGACAAGGTGCCTGCTGCGGATAAGTCGGACTCGGTTTCGGATACGATAGAAACAGGAGAGGTGATACAAAAGGCTCGCGCGCAAAAATTGGTGGATAAGCTGCGACTTCATACGGTTGTCAAGCATGTTGCATCGCATAAAGAGTTGGCGCTTCCGTTTATCGTTAACCAGGTTAATTGCGCATATGAGATGGGGAAGTTGATAGAAAAGAACAGCAGTTTGATTGGACTTCGCGTGAAGAGGAGTATGAGTGTTTCGGAACGGGTGGTTGAGTCGGCGACAACAATGTGGGACATGTTCGTTCTCGGGGTGTCTTACGTCTTTTGGCAGTGGATATGGCCTGTTATTACCCGAGTGTTTGTGATCGGGCTGGTGTTTCATCGCGCGATTGCAGACTTTGTTCTGCAAGTTCTGGAATGGCGTGCCCGACCTGACGCCGCGGCATTGAAGGATATCTCTGCGACAGCTCAGCAAGTGGACATTCGCCTGCAACAATTCTGTTATTGGCCCACGCAGTACGTCAAATTACGGCAAAGGAAGGACGATTGGGAGAGTGTCACGACATACCACGCGCACTATATCCGGTTTTATAACAGCCTGTGGCTAGTTGCGAACGATGTGATTATTGGGATTGCTATGGGGTCGTACATCATTGATAACGCCAACTGGGTAGCTTATCAGATCAACTTCGTTCTCAGTGGTTGGACTGTCGAAGGTCTGCAACGGACGATTTCCTGGTTGATGGACTGGCCGGCCGGTCTAAAGTTGAATAATGAACTTGCTGCATTCCTGGGTGATCTCTTCTTGTGGGTTATTGAAAACTGGGCAG CATGCATCACGAACCTCCAACCATACCTCCCTCATATCATCTACGTTATCGGCTGCTCAAGCTTCGCCGGCGCCAGCATGCCAATAGCGCTCTTTTCAGACCTCATATCTATACTAACAGTACACATATACTCGTTTTACATTGCATCAGCGCGGATATTCAATTGGCAACTCACCATCATCATTTCGCTCTTCCACTTGTTTCGCGGAAAGAAGCGGAACGTCCTCCGCAACCGTATAGACTCTTGCGATTATGACCTcgaccagcttcttctcgggACCATCCTTTTCACTgtgcttttcttccttctgccTACGGTCATTGTGTTTTATCTGGCGTTTACCTCTGCGCGGATGTTGATCATCACGCTGAAGGCAGGCCTTGACACCTGGCTGGCTTTCTTAAACCACTTTCCTCTTTTTGCGTTGATGTTACGAGTGAAGGATTCGAGGAGGTTGCCAG GCGGAATCCGATTCGAACTCCGCGAAGAACACGATAACTCGCTCAGTAATTCCTTGGATCCGACTATACACTATATCCATCTCGAG TCCATTCCTCTAACCCTTCGGGCCATGTTTGACCAATACTTCCAACTCGGCCACCGCCTCCGAAAACACTACCTCTCTCCCCAAGTCATCTTCTGCCTCTTCACTGGCCGCTTCGTGCCGCCAATTCACCGCCGCAGCCTCTACAGCATGCAGTACAGCATGCTTCCGGATGTCCGGCCATCTCTAGCACAGGTGTGGAGCGAGCTAACCCAACCGAGAAAATcaggtggtggaagtggtgGTTCAAGTTCCGGGATTGGCACTGGGGCGAATGGGGTCATGAAAGGAGGGTTTGGCGAGGCCAGGAGAAGGGGTTATCGGTAA
- a CDS encoding HMG-box domain-containing protein (InterPro:IPR009071,IPR036910;~PFAM:PF00505,PF09011), with product MVSPTTGSKPGGSARKGGGKKPLSAYHQFMKDEIPKYKTKNPDAPHKEVFKKVAEMWKGAKSNPATQIG from the coding sequence ATGGTATCCCCTACCACAGGATCAAAACCAGGCGGAAGCGCCAGGAAAGGAGGCGGAAAGAAACCGCTTTCAGCTTACCACCAGTTCATGAAGGATGAAATCCCCAAATACAAGACCAAGAACCCGGACGCTCCGCACAAAGAGGTATTCAAGAAGGTGGCTGAGATGTGGAAGGGGGCGAAATCGAATCCAGCGACACAAATTGGTTAA
- a CDS encoding acyl carrier protein (InterPro:IPR036736,IPR009081;~PFAM:PF00550) — translation MNIDETICYITGNLFEIDDVRGSSNFNNLGLDQGNITQLIQHLNESLDLDIPLDKAKDFNTVGDLADYIEEEYEEEDDEGRPSD, via the exons ATGAACATCGACGAAACAATCTGCTACATCACCGGGAACCTCTTTGAGATCGACGAT GTAAGAGGGAGCTCGAACTTCAAcaaccttggccttgacCAAGGAAATATCACTCAGTTGATCCAGCACTTGAATGAG TCGCTAGATCTTGATATCCCGCTTGATAAAGCGAAGGATTTCAATACGG TTGGGGATTTGGCGGATTATATCGAGGAGGAgtatgaggaagaagacgatgagggGCGGCCGAGTGATTAG
- the RRP6_2 gene encoding exosome nuclease subunit RRP6 (BUSCO:EOG0926158Y;~COG:J;~EggNog:ENOG410PGUF;~InterPro:IPR012337,IPR002562,IPR010997,IPR002121, IPR012588;~PFAM:PF08066,PF01612,PF00570;~go_component: GO:0000176 - nuclear exosome (RNase complex) [Evidence IEA];~go_function: GO:0000166 - nucleotide binding [Evidence IEA];~go_function: GO:0003676 - nucleic acid binding [Evidence IEA];~go_function: GO:0008408 - 3'-5' exonuclease activity [Evidence IEA];~go_process: GO:0006139 - nucleobase-containing compound metabolic process [Evidence IEA];~go_process: GO:0006396 - RNA processing [Evidence IEA];~go_process: GO:0044237 - cellular metabolic process [Evidence IEA]) — protein MDSAADFAPLQKRLQTSLLEVTRSTGQLPVNDLSFHRSSNAEVAEGLDEQSGRLLSLTSSILKAATAGTDISAPTLSGEDSIEDNWRGIVDVIDALLERADACLDEFTGVIKKLSPSLQDKEEEEKSAAKREQKFPTIYDYGPSKIPKPQLQFEHQIDSTDTSPFKPLLKTKPHAIDSLEQSLIPPADAPQGYRNPYETEIRAAKYPESAYVVAPPIDYLPFESTTATFVDTFEGVKEMLAELKSASEIAIDLEHHDVHSYHGLVSLMQISTRNKDWVVDTLKPWREELQVLNEVFTDPNIIKLFHGASMDIIWLQRDLGLYVVGMFDTYHAAYALNYTKKSLKFLLQKFVNFEADKRYQMADWRVRPLPSGMFDYARSDTHYLLYIYDNIRNELVENSTPQDNLVDYVLERSKTEALQRYERPVYDAATGQGAGGWYDLMTRSQVVLSREQFAVLKAVHEWRDNVAREEDEGVQCVFPKHALFRVSQVMPQDLGTLFRTLSPVTPITKERMPDLLEVIKTAKAEGADGPEWRDIYVKPTRTAQQPQAPLTPPVTTEDGSFPTASRFDVSQFWGSVLNTETPSSPPEYSLVASAEALRLSLPIPPMPRTVSEARDKLAAQPPKPVTPPPAPTKEEEDKNKIFTVKELGGPRKRKSTQQQNPAEAETSAASTEPEAELDEIPIDVDVPPSKKQRRKEKREKKKLDKQNQSQSAEDTTPFNYDNADSVLHAPQAKSGLPKRPFNPYKKALEAPSGVRKEKRELPGKSHTFR, from the coding sequence ATGGATTCCGCTGCTGATTTCGCCCCGTTACAGAAACGGCTGCAAACGTCTCTTCTCGAGGTCACCCGCTCTACTGGACAGCTCCCCGTGAATGATCTCAGTTTCCACCGGTCCTCGAACGCAGAAGTTGCGGAGGGATTGGACGAACAAAGCGGCCGATTACTGTCTCTGACATCGTCGATCCTCAAAGCAGCTACTGCTGGGACGGATATCTCTGCGCCGACACTGTCGGGTGAAGATTCAATCGAGGACAATTGGCGGGGAATCGTGGATGTGATCGATGCGCTTTTGGAAAGAGCAGATGCTTGCTTGGATGAGTTTACGGGGGTCATCAAGAAACTGAGTCCGTCGCTTCAGgacaaagaggaggaagagaagtCCGCTGCGAAAAGGGAGCAAAAATTCCCGACGATCTACGACTATGGCCCTTCAAAAATCCCCAAGCCTCAACTGCAGTTTGAGCACCAAATCGATTCTACGGATACGTCGCCATTTAAGCCGCTACTGAAGACGAAGCCTCATGCTATAGATTCACTAGAGCAGTCGCTGATCCCGCCGGCTGATGCGCCACAAGGGTACCGTAACCCATACGAGACCGAGATCCGCGCTGCGAAGTATCCCGAATCTGCCTACGTTGTAGCACCTCCAATTGACTATTTGCCGTTTGAGTCGACAACCGCGACCTTTGTGGATACCTTTGAGGGTGTGAAGGAGATGTTGGCGGAACTGAAGTCTGCAAGCGAGATTGCAATTGATCTGGAGCATCATGATGTCCATTCATATCATGGTCTCGTATCGCTCATGCAGATCAGCACTCGAAACAAGGACTGGGTTGTTGATACGCTGAAACCCTGGAGAGAGGAGCTGCAGGTACTCAATGAGGTGTTTACGGATCCCAACATCATCAAGCTCTTCCATGGTGCGAGCATGGATATCATCTGGCTGCAGCGTGATCTCGGCCTCTACGTCGTGGGCATGTTCGACACTTACCATGCAGCCTATGCGTTGAACTATACGAAGAAGAGTTTGAAATTCTTACTGCAAAAATTTGTCAACTTCGAGGCCGATAAAAGGTATCAGATGGCCGATTGGCGAGTTCGACCTCTTCCGTCTGGTATGTTCGACTACGCTCGCTCTGACACACATTACCTTCTCTACATTTACGACAATATACGGAACGAGCTGGTAGAGAACTCCACCCCCCAGGATAATCTTGTCGACTATGTGCTGGAGAGGTCGAAGACCGAGGCGTTGCAGCGTTATGAGCGCCCCGTTTATGACGCAGCGACAGGCCAAGGCGCGGGTGGCTGGTATGATCTGATGACACGCAGCCAGGTTGTTTTGAGCAGAGAGCAGTTTGCTGTTCTCAAGGCGGTTCACGAATGGCGCGACAACGTAGCtcgggaagaagatgaaggcgtCCAGTGCGTTTTCCCGAAGCACGCTCTTTTCCGAGTCTCGCAGGTGATGCCACAAGACCTTGGAACCCTGTTTAGAACACTCTCCCCCGTCACACCCATCACCAAGGAACGCATGCCCGACCTGTTGGAAGTCATCAAAACAGCAAAGGCTGAAGGTGCCGATGGACCTGAATGGCGCGACATCTATGTCAAGCCCACCAGAACCGCACAACAGCCACAGGCTCCTTTGACTCCTCCTGTAACAACAGAGGATGGATCGTTCCCTACCGCTTCTCGCTTCGATGTCTCCCAGTTCTGGGGCTCTGTGCTGAACACCGAAACGCCCTCGTCCCCACCAGAGTATTCGCTGGTAGCTTCCGCTGAAGCACTGCGCCTCTCCCTCCCTATACCACCCATGCCGAGAACCGTCTCCGAAGCCCGCGACAAACTAGCTGCGCAACCACCCAAACCAGTCACTcccccaccagcaccaacgaaggaagaagaggataaaAACAAGatcttcaccgtcaaggAACTCGGCGGTCCCCGCAAACGCAAGTCTACGCAACAACAAAATCCGGCGGAAGCCGAAAcctccgcagcctccacAGAACCCGAAGCCGAACTTGACGAGATCCCAATCGACGTCGACGTACCACCATCCAAGAAACAGCGccggaaagaaaagagagagaagaaaaaattgGACAAGCAGAACCAGTCTCAGTCTGCAGAGGACACAACACCCTTCAACTACGACAACGCCGATTCCGTTCTCCACGCACCGCAGGCTAAATCCGGGCTACCAAAACGGCCATTCAACCCTTACAAGAAAGCGCTCGAGGCCCCATCCGGCGTGCGGAAAGAGAAACGCGAGTTACCTGGGAAGAGCCATACATTCAGGTAA
- the MDM35 gene encoding uncharacterized protein (COG:S;~EggNog:ENOG410PSKT;~InterPro:IPR007918;~PFAM:PF05254), translating into MAASIAPECNNIKEKYDTCFLKWYSEKYLRGNTTSNECEELFAKYKTCLTKTLKERGIDNMLDEARKNTPETDSEYNRRT; encoded by the exons ATGGCAGCTTCAATAGCCCCCGAATgcaacaacatcaaaga AAAGTACGACACGTGCTTCTTGAAATGGTACAGCGAAA AATATCTCCGCGGCAACACGACTTCCAACGAATGCGAAGAGCTTTTCGCCAAATACAAAACCTGTCTGACC AAAACTCTGAAAGAGCGAGGCATCGATAACATGCTGGACGAAGCGCGGAAGAACACACCGGAGACGGACTCCGAATACAACCGACGAACGTGA
- a CDS encoding putative membrane protein (COG:S;~EggNog:ENOG410PWMW;~InterPro:IPR007482;~PFAM:PF04387;~TransMembrane:3 (o12-32i135-155o167-190i)): MPSPQSPAVKGYLVLYNSVNAFLWLRILLTILTSHSDPALYATLEPQARWVQTLAVVEILHAATSITRSPVFTTFTQIFARSVQVWAINYAFPSVTAVSPAYPAMLFAWSTADAVRYSYFAVMLAGFPVPRGLKWLRYSLFIILYPIGIATEWWLMYRATTVTTNWLVAGIFYFFLGLYAPGSVMMYSYMLKQRRKTLAK; this comes from the exons ATGCCTTCGCCCCAGTCTCCCGCCGTCAAAGGCTATCTGGTTCTATACAACTCCGTCAACGCCTTCCTCTggctccgcatcctcctcaccatACTCACCTCCCACTCCGATCCCGCACTATACGCCACCCTCGAGCCACAAGCCAGATGGGTGCAGACTCTCGCTGTGGTAGAAATCCTACACGCTGCAACTA GCATAACCCGATCCCCCGTCTTCACGACCTTCACCCAGATCTTCGCTCGTAGCGTGCAAGTCTGGGCAATCAACTATGCATTCCCATCCGTGACGGCAGTGTCGCCCGCTTACCCGGCTATGCTCTTTGCTTGGTCTACTGCCGACGCTGTGCGGTATTCTTACTTCGCGGTCATGTTGGCGGGGTTCCCTGTCCCGCGAGGCTTGAAGTGGTTGAG ATACTCCCTCTTCATTATCCTCTACCCCATTGGGATCGCGACGGAGTGGTGGCTCATGTATCGGGCTACTACGGTCACGACGAACTGGCTTGTCGCGGGCATCTTCTACTTCTTTCTTGGGCTGTATGCGCCAGGCTCTGTTATGATGTATTCGTATATGCTTAAACAGAGGCGGAAGACGCTTGCAAAATAG
- a CDS encoding uncharacterized protein (COG:S;~EggNog:ENOG410PI2M;~InterPro:IPR029045,IPR005151;~SECRETED:SignalP(1-17);~go_function: GO:0008236 - serine-type peptidase activity [Evidence IEA];~go_process: GO:0006508 - proteolysis [Evidence IEA]) produces MRFIAGILALLPLTVFAASGSPTSTTSSSPSPNPHVCGDLINGRDSLDGDGLVFNASKAYECLTSVPFNPAVASRLIKYYNDTIQFQSTLAYLAHPPPTYQQPATDLLAGLAELQRGIDQGVFADEYEFEAALNRLVYSAHDGHLGMLGGVLEVFTFSAPVDIVSLSLDGKELPKVYIADDWILHQIADHPLSWQPSAISTINDQDVVEYLTEFAITNAFGNLEPHTDWNALMRSAALDSQGYLELFAAASIYPGATITFTFENGTRNTMDWLSLYYTAEDTGPLETGGDFYNYFVLGFLPESYNETDTEDDTGISDEEAAATETESASSSVVPLSTPTADLEPSKGPQLYSPPYPPSTDIYMVDDDDENGMLLRGYFLNESSLAVLAIPSFSYYGKDAQKFSDAVKRFIRRSRDIGLKKVIIDVQQNAGGETLLAIETFKLFFPYREPFAGSRRRAHPMADVMGSTITDYWNDNLTSGDDGYTWLSTNEWVVTGRIDAETSENFTSWQDYFGPVSSYHGDDFTKTEKYNLTSQIFDLEAIGLLVDGWESPRRPVFAAEDIIIFGDGICGSACALFMEMMHHEAGVRTVVAGGRPNYGPMQSPAGTRGALVYSSLDEDINLAIRMNPSLQGQLPNRTLDFFLSYISVNLRDQVREQDRERMPLQFLYEPADCRIFYTPQTWYNFTNLWNYAADAIWRNPALCVLNSTSSSGQQPPAPPPPLKHLDIVNLTETSAAADVDNSPATSSSIDINDTSNDLLGFPGKRKSPAGKPCTSDSDCKTGGNFRCKEMQGCKDGEPTTFSQCVQVCKVGLRQGGCECMGVRANINRRIPAERFSNGGYCRPNLDACTDKSYNYYSRAWKR; encoded by the exons ATGCGGTTCATTGCTGGCATACTCGCTCTACTTCCGTTGACAGTTTTTGCTGCATCGGGATCtcccacttccaccaccagcagttCACCTTCGCCTAATCCACACGTGTGTGGGGATCTTATTAATGGTCGCG ACTCTCTAGATGGAGACGGCCTAGTGTTCAACGCGTCCAAAGCCTACGAGTGTCTGACCAGCGTACCCTTCAACCCGGCCGTTGCCAGCCGACTGATCAAATACTACAACGATACTATTCAGTTTCAGAGTACCCTCGCTTACCTTGCACATCCACCCCCGACCTACCAGCAGCCGGCAACCGACTTGCTGGCTGGGTTGGCTGAGCTCCAACGCGGGATTGACCAAGGTGTCTTTGCGGACGAATATGAGTTCGAGGCTGCACTGAATCGGCTGGTATACTCGGCACATGATGGCCATCTCGGTATGCTTGGTGGGGTGTTGGAGGTCTTTACCTTTTCAGCGCCGGTCGATATCGTTTCCTTGTCGTTGGACGGGAAAGAATTGCCAAAGGTTTATATCGCAG ATGACTGGATCCTCCACCAAATTGCCGACCATCCTCTGTCATGGCAACCGTCAGCCATCTCGACCATCAACGACCAAGATGTCGTGGAATATCTCACTGAGTTCGCCATCACGAACGCCTTTGGAAATCTGGAGCCTCACACGGATTGGAATGCGCTAATGAGAAGCGCCGCCTTGGACAGCCAGGGATATCTGGAACTATTCGCGGCGGCCAGCATCTACCCCGGCGCCACAATTACTTTCACATTTGAAAACGGGACCAGGAATACGATGGATTGGCTGTCTCTGTATTATACTGCGGAAGATACCGGGCCCCTCGAGACTGGTGGTGacttttataactattttgTGCTGGGTTTTTTACCAGAATCCTACAACGAAACCGACACCGAGGACGACACGGGAATAAGTGATGAAGAAGCGGCAGCAACTGAAACCGAATCTGCGTCGAGCAGCGTCGTTCCTCTATCGACGCCAACTGCAGACCTGGAGCCGTCCAAGGGTCCCCAGCTCTACTCCCCTCCCTACCCCCCTAGCACTGATATATAcatggttgatgatgatgatgagaatggaatgCTTTTGCGTGGATACTTCCTCAACGAATCCTCATTAGCCGTCCTGGCCATTCCCTCCTTCTCGTATTATGGGAAAGATGCCCAGAAATTTAGCGACGCAGTGAAACGGTTCATAAGGCGCAGCCGGGACATAGGGCTAAAGAAAGTCATCATTGACGTGCAACAGAACGCCGGTGGGGAAACGCTACTTGCGATTGAAACCTTCAAATTG TTCTTCCCTTATCGTGAGCCGTTCGCAGGAAGCCGTCGGCGTGCCCATCCCATGGCCGACGTAATGGGGTCTACCATCACAGACTACTGGAATGATAATCTCACCTCAGGAGATGATGGCTATACCTGGCTATCCACAAATGAATGGGTTGTCACTGGTCGCATTGACGCTGAAACTTCCGAAAATTTTACCTCGTGGCAGGACTATTTCGGACCAGTCAGTAGCTATCATGGGGATGACTTTACCAAAACG GAGAAATACAACCTAACCAGCCAGATCTTCGACCTTGAGGCAATTGGTCTGCTGGTAGATGGCTGGGAAAGCCCTCGGCGGCCAGTTTTCGCGGCCGAAGACATCATAATC TTCGGTGATGGTATATGCGGCTCAGCATGTGCTCTCTTCATGGAAATGATGCACCACGAAGCCGGCGTGCGCACGGTAGTTGCAGGAGGCCGGCCCAACTACGGGCCCATGCAATCACCAGCAGGCACTCGCGGCGCATTAGTGTATAGCTCACTAGACGAGGACATCAACTTGGCGATTCGTATGAATCCGTCTCTACAAGGCCAACTACCTAACCGAACactcgatttcttcctctcctaCATAAGCGTGAATCTCCGGGACCAGGTCCGCGAGCAAGACAGAGAGAGGATGCCACTGCAGTTCCTCTACGAGCCGGCAGACTGCCGTATATTCTACACCCCGCAAACTTGGTACAACTTTACTAACTTGTGGAACTACGCCGCCGATGCCATATGGCGGAATCCTGCCCTCTGCGTGCTGAATTCCACATCTAGCTCTGGACAACAGCCCcccgcgccgccgccgccactaAAACATCTTGATATTGTCAACTTGACAGaaacttcagcagcagcagatgtAGATAATTCCCCCGCcacttcctcatcaatcGACATCAACGACACCTCAAACGATTTGCTCGGCTTCCCGGGAAAGCGCAAGTCACCCGCAGGCAAGCCCTGCACATCCGACAGCGACTGCAAGACCGGTGGGAATTTCAGGTGTAAAGAAATGCAAGGATGCAAGGATGGGGAACCAACGACGTTCTCCCAATGCGTCCAGGTCTGCAAGGTGGGACTCAGGCAGGGTGGCTGTGAATGCATGGGGGTGAGAGCAAACATTAACCGCAGGATCCCAGCCGAACGTTTCTCGAACGGCGGTTATTGTCGGCCGAATCTTGATGCTTGTACCGATAAATCGTACAATTACTACAGCAGGGCTTGGAAGCGGTAG